In Allomuricauda ruestringensis DSM 13258, the following proteins share a genomic window:
- a CDS encoding gluconate 2-dehydrogenase subunit 3 family protein: MERRSALKNMGLAFGYAVATPTLFSLLQSCKNKPAYAEWTPSFLNKEQGYAMAQTLDVILPKTDTPSATEMNVHVFIDAYLDEVMPLEQRDFVVMKMNKFYDKVLADSGKETLMDIEPADIEPALQTFLKKRTDEEEETHSEAIMNYMEAIMKGGEGSLDDDIARFSFANDLRDLATWAYKSSEYIGEEVLAYLPIPGEYVPCGDMETLTSGKAWSL, encoded by the coding sequence ATGGAAAGAAGATCAGCACTTAAAAATATGGGATTGGCCTTCGGTTATGCAGTGGCCACACCAACATTGTTCTCTTTGCTACAGAGCTGTAAGAACAAGCCGGCCTATGCCGAATGGACACCCAGTTTCCTAAACAAAGAACAGGGATACGCCATGGCACAGACCTTGGACGTAATCCTTCCCAAAACGGACACTCCGTCAGCAACCGAGATGAACGTGCATGTTTTTATCGATGCGTATTTGGATGAAGTAATGCCATTGGAACAAAGGGATTTTGTAGTCATGAAAATGAACAAATTCTACGATAAGGTTCTTGCGGATTCAGGTAAAGAAACCTTGATGGACATTGAACCAGCGGATATAGAGCCTGCATTGCAAACATTTCTTAAAAAACGTACCGACGAGGAGGAAGAGACACATTCCGAAGCCATCATGAATTACATGGAGGCCATTATGAAAGGTGGGGAAGGTAGTTTGGACGATGACATTGCCCGCTTCTCCTTTGCCAACGATTTAAGGGATTTGGCCACATGGGCCTATAAATCATCAGAATATATTGGTGAAGAAGTATTGGCCTATTTGCCAATTCCAGGTGAATATGTCCCTTGTGGAGATATGGAAACATTGACCAGCGGCAAAGCTTGGTCATTGTAA
- a CDS encoding DUF3109 family protein, translating to MFQIGKTIVSEEILQNDFVCNLNACKGACCVGGEYGAPLDDSETDKLVNIYDDVKPFLRPEGIEAIEEHGTFVKGEDGEWETPLVNNNECAYVIFSDNGMAKCGLEAAYEAGATKWKKPISCYLYPVRTREYSEFTAVNYHKWEICDPACALGEELKVPIYKFVKDALIQKFGEDWYRELEEVAAENVK from the coding sequence ATGTTCCAGATAGGTAAAACCATAGTATCCGAAGAGATATTGCAAAATGATTTTGTGTGCAACCTAAATGCATGTAAAGGTGCTTGCTGCGTAGGAGGGGAGTACGGAGCTCCCTTGGATGATTCCGAAACCGACAAACTCGTAAATATTTATGATGATGTAAAACCATTTTTACGCCCCGAAGGCATCGAAGCCATTGAGGAACACGGAACTTTTGTTAAAGGAGAAGATGGCGAATGGGAAACCCCATTGGTAAACAACAACGAGTGTGCCTATGTTATTTTTTCTGATAATGGTATGGCAAAATGTGGGCTGGAAGCCGCTTATGAAGCAGGTGCCACCAAGTGGAAAAAACCAATTTCGTGCTATTTGTACCCGGTAAGAACAAGGGAGTACTCCGAATTTACGGCGGTAAATTACCATAAATGGGAAATTTGTGACCCAGCTTGTGCTTTGGGAGAGGAACTTAAGGTTCCGATCTATAAGTTTGTGAAAGATGCCTTGATCCAAAAATTTGGAGAGGACTGGTACAGGGAATTGGAGGAAGTAGCAGCCGAAAACGTTAAATAG
- a CDS encoding deoxycytidylate deaminase, producing MKASKQEKYDKAYLRMAQEWGKLSYCKRRQVGAIIVKDRMIISDGYNGTPTGFENFCEDDEGYTKWYVLHAEANAILKVASSTQSCEGATLYITLSPCRECSKLVHQAGIKRVVYQRAYKDDSGIKFLERAGVEIVHLPVLEEMV from the coding sequence ATGAAGGCGAGCAAACAAGAAAAATATGATAAGGCCTATTTGCGAATGGCCCAAGAATGGGGCAAACTATCCTACTGTAAAAGAAGGCAAGTAGGAGCCATAATCGTTAAGGATAGAATGATCATATCCGATGGGTACAACGGAACACCTACCGGTTTTGAGAATTTTTGCGAGGATGATGAAGGGTACACCAAATGGTATGTGCTCCACGCCGAAGCAAATGCCATTCTTAAAGTTGCTTCGTCCACCCAGTCTTGCGAGGGTGCTACGCTGTACATTACCTTATCGCCTTGCAGGGAATGTAGCAAGCTTGTGCACCAAGCTGGCATAAAACGTGTGGTATACCAAAGAGCGTACAAAGACGACTCTGGAATTAAATTTCTGGAAAGGGCAGGAGTTGAAATCGTCCATTTGCCCGTTTTGGAAGAAATGGTTTAA
- a CDS encoding tetratricopeptide repeat protein, producing the protein MLILLLFSFFGSLIAQEIPKEFKDKAETLVQLQPKTYEALDKELHSEKRDTSLLRYFANLSKEYNYLVGRAYALNQLGMKYRNVSQYEKAVTLHEQALAASVEANNTDFRVLSLNMLGVVYRRTDAIKTALDYNQKALELAEQVEDPSNHIKRSINVALNGIGNLYQTLEQYDLAILQFRRALKLEEELGNKLGLAINHQNIGHCLEEKGDLEGALENYRKSLAYNEDIDSDIGRLICKNSLAQIYLKQDMPYLALVLLEPLQEESKRIGDFSITSLVFINTGWAQTKLGNYMEAEDFIREGLQMAQNRNIPSNILYAYEKMSELQNTKGDFKKAYEYYKKADEYDKQISSATNLRYMNDIIVKYENDKKNNQIAVLAKENEIVRLRLKKNQTTLLVSALIVGLILSILYILYRQYQSKNEKRVLTLEQQMLRSQMNPHFLFNSLNSIKLYIINNEQKNAVHYLNKFSKLVRKILEASSQKEIPLSEELGTMELYMNIENIRFSNEIDFKIEVEEGINVDNIKIPSLTLQPFLENSLWHGLSPKDGEKKIQINVKHKDKGHVTIEIVDNGVGRTMAEVNKENRVLKRKSLGIRITKERLANFAKDYQNKFDVDILDLFDENGDPNGTKVVLDIPTI; encoded by the coding sequence TTGCTCATTCTATTATTGTTTTCGTTTTTTGGTTCCTTGATCGCCCAGGAAATCCCAAAAGAATTTAAGGATAAGGCCGAAACACTTGTTCAACTTCAGCCCAAAACATATGAAGCTCTCGACAAAGAATTGCATTCAGAAAAAAGAGACACCTCGTTGTTGAGGTATTTTGCCAATTTAAGCAAAGAGTATAATTATTTGGTAGGTAGAGCCTATGCCCTGAACCAGTTGGGCATGAAATACAGAAATGTTTCTCAATACGAAAAAGCGGTGACTCTCCATGAACAGGCCCTAGCAGCCTCTGTGGAGGCCAACAACACCGACTTTAGAGTCCTTAGCCTTAATATGCTAGGAGTTGTATACAGACGTACCGATGCCATTAAAACAGCCTTGGACTACAACCAAAAGGCCTTGGAATTGGCAGAGCAGGTCGAAGACCCCTCGAACCATATAAAAAGAAGCATCAATGTTGCGCTGAACGGCATAGGGAACCTATATCAAACCTTGGAACAGTATGATTTGGCAATATTACAGTTTCGGAGAGCCCTAAAACTTGAAGAAGAACTTGGCAATAAACTGGGGTTGGCCATCAACCATCAAAATATAGGGCATTGCCTTGAAGAAAAAGGGGACTTGGAAGGTGCTCTGGAAAACTACAGAAAATCACTGGCCTACAATGAAGATATTGATTCCGATATTGGCCGTTTGATATGCAAGAACAGTCTGGCCCAAATCTATCTTAAACAGGATATGCCCTACTTGGCATTGGTGCTTTTGGAGCCGCTACAAGAAGAATCAAAAAGAATTGGCGACTTTTCCATAACCTCTCTGGTTTTTATCAATACAGGTTGGGCACAGACAAAATTGGGCAATTACATGGAAGCCGAGGACTTTATAAGGGAAGGTTTACAAATGGCCCAAAACCGAAACATTCCCAGCAACATTCTGTATGCCTATGAAAAAATGTCGGAACTCCAAAATACCAAGGGCGACTTTAAAAAAGCTTACGAGTATTACAAAAAAGCCGACGAATACGACAAGCAGATTTCCAGTGCCACCAACTTAAGGTACATGAACGATATTATTGTTAAGTACGAAAATGACAAGAAGAACAACCAAATTGCCGTACTTGCCAAGGAAAATGAGATTGTTCGCCTTAGACTGAAGAAGAACCAAACAACACTTCTTGTTAGTGCTCTAATTGTTGGACTAATTTTGTCCATTCTCTATATTCTTTATCGCCAATACCAAAGTAAAAACGAGAAAAGGGTACTGACCTTGGAACAACAGATGCTCCGCAGCCAGATGAACCCGCACTTTTTGTTCAATTCGTTGAACTCCATCAAGCTTTACATTATAAACAACGAGCAAAAAAATGCCGTCCATTACCTAAACAAGTTTTCCAAACTGGTACGGAAGATTCTAGAGGCGTCATCCCAAAAGGAAATCCCGTTATCGGAAGAATTGGGAACCATGGAGCTCTATATGAACATCGAAAACATTAGGTTCTCCAATGAAATAGATTTTAAAATTGAGGTCGAGGAAGGTATCAATGTAGACAACATAAAGATTCCTTCGTTAACGCTTCAACCCTTCTTGGAAAATTCTTTGTGGCACGGTCTATCCCCAAAGGATGGTGAGAAAAAAATACAAATCAACGTAAAGCACAAGGACAAAGGCCACGTAACCATTGAAATTGTGGACAATGGCGTGGGCCGAACCATGGCAGAAGTGAACAAAGAAAACAGGGTGCTAAAGAGAAAATCCTTGGGCATTCGCATTACCAAAGAACGATTGGCCAATTTTGCCAAGGATTATCAAAACAAATTTGATGTGGATATTTTGGATCTGTTTGATGAAAACGGAGACCCGAACGGCACCAAAGTAGTGCTGGACATTCCTACTATTTAA
- a CDS encoding MarC family protein, giving the protein MNFNFKEIATAGMVLFAVIDILGSIPIILSLRNKVGHVQSEKASIVATCIMVAFLFVGESILSLIGIDVNSFAVAGAFIIFFLAIEMILGISLYKDDEPETASIVPIAFPLIAGAGTLTSILSLRAEYHVENIIVAIIINVIFVYIVLKSSARIERILGKNGLNIIRKVFGVILMAIAVKLFATNINELLTHGI; this is encoded by the coding sequence ATGAATTTTAACTTTAAGGAGATTGCTACCGCTGGAATGGTATTGTTTGCCGTAATCGATATTTTGGGAAGTATCCCCATTATTTTATCCCTAAGGAACAAGGTTGGCCATGTGCAATCCGAAAAGGCCTCAATTGTGGCCACTTGTATTATGGTTGCCTTCTTGTTTGTTGGGGAAAGTATACTCTCTTTGATCGGGATTGATGTGAATTCTTTTGCCGTTGCCGGTGCTTTTATCATATTTTTTCTTGCTATTGAAATGATCCTGGGCATATCGCTATACAAGGATGATGAGCCGGAAACCGCTTCTATTGTACCCATTGCATTTCCGCTTATCGCAGGTGCAGGTACTTTGACCTCCATTCTGTCACTTAGGGCGGAATATCACGTGGAGAACATTATCGTCGCCATTATTATAAACGTTATCTTTGTGTACATCGTGCTTAAGTCGAGTGCAAGAATCGAACGTATTTTGGGTAAAAACGGACTCAACATTATCCGAAAGGTGTTCGGTGTAATTCTTATGGCCATTGCGGTTAAGCTTTTTGCCACCAACATAAACGAGTTACTTACGCACGGTATTTAA
- a CDS encoding S41 family peptidase — MKKIKGYIWPTLLALAVAIGIFIGGKLHFNDSPEKLFSTNSKKDKLNRLIDYIDYEYVDDVDTDSIVDVTVNNILGKLDPHSVYIPKDEMKDVAETMKGDFAGIGVSFYMYRDTITVIRTIKNGPSYISGIKPGDRILMADMDTLYGRRIANDDAVSTLKGKIGTKVNLKVFRKTENKIMNVPVVRDRVPIRSVEAYYMLTNEMGYIKINRFAESTFDEFKDALRKLKLRGAEKLTLDLRDNPGGYLGIAEKLADEFLEDDKLILFTKNKNGRIKKAYATKKGDFENKPVYVLINERSASASEIIAGALQDNDIGTIVGRRSFGKGLVQREMDLGDGSAVRLTVSRYYTPTGRSIQKTYKNGNHDYYKRFMERYTSGELISADSIKVADSLKFVTPKGKVVYGGGGIIPDVFVPIGSNQEEAIESMDDTYQFFARFVFEHLEKDRTMYDDYDQNQFLDEFKVDDILFDNFIQFVLDRKVKLDFYAHEEKIKAYVKANIAEQLFSPNLSAQIKGDFDSMLNKVKALDKARIDQSQIGAVEVKP, encoded by the coding sequence ATGAAAAAGATCAAAGGATATATTTGGCCTACCTTACTTGCTCTAGCGGTAGCCATCGGCATTTTTATAGGAGGGAAACTTCATTTTAACGATTCCCCGGAGAAATTGTTCTCCACCAATTCCAAAAAAGACAAGCTCAATCGGCTTATTGATTATATCGACTACGAATATGTGGACGATGTGGATACCGATAGCATTGTGGATGTTACCGTGAACAATATTTTGGGCAAACTGGACCCACATTCGGTATACATTCCCAAAGATGAAATGAAGGACGTGGCCGAGACCATGAAAGGGGATTTTGCGGGTATAGGCGTAAGTTTCTACATGTACAGAGATACCATTACCGTGATAAGAACCATCAAAAATGGACCGAGTTATATCAGTGGAATAAAACCGGGCGACCGTATTTTGATGGCCGACATGGATACGCTTTACGGCAGAAGAATAGCCAATGATGATGCGGTCTCTACCTTAAAAGGCAAGATAGGTACAAAGGTAAATTTGAAGGTTTTCAGAAAAACCGAAAACAAAATAATGAACGTTCCCGTGGTTCGGGACCGTGTTCCGATCAGAAGTGTTGAAGCGTATTACATGCTCACCAACGAGATGGGTTACATCAAAATCAATCGTTTTGCAGAGTCCACCTTTGATGAGTTCAAAGATGCGCTGAGAAAATTAAAACTAAGAGGAGCAGAGAAATTGACCCTTGATTTAAGGGATAATCCCGGTGGTTATTTGGGCATTGCCGAAAAATTGGCCGACGAGTTCTTGGAAGATGACAAGTTGATTCTCTTCACCAAAAACAAGAATGGGCGAATCAAAAAAGCATACGCTACCAAAAAAGGGGATTTTGAGAACAAACCGGTATATGTGCTCATTAATGAACGCTCTGCATCGGCCAGTGAAATTATTGCAGGGGCCTTACAGGATAATGATATAGGCACTATTGTAGGTAGGCGTTCCTTCGGGAAAGGGTTGGTACAACGCGAAATGGACTTGGGCGATGGCTCGGCGGTTAGGCTAACAGTTTCCAGATACTACACCCCAACAGGACGTTCCATTCAAAAAACCTATAAAAATGGCAACCACGATTATTACAAAAGGTTTATGGAGCGCTATACCAGTGGTGAATTGATATCTGCGGACAGTATTAAAGTGGCCGACTCCTTAAAGTTTGTTACCCCAAAGGGCAAAGTGGTCTATGGGGGCGGGGGAATTATCCCTGATGTTTTTGTTCCGATCGGAAGCAACCAAGAAGAAGCCATAGAGAGCATGGATGACACCTATCAGTTTTTTGCCCGTTTTGTTTTTGAACATTTGGAAAAGGACAGGACCATGTACGATGACTATGACCAAAACCAATTCTTGGACGAATTCAAGGTAGATGATATCCTTTTCGATAATTTCATCCAATTTGTATTGGATAGAAAGGTAAAATTGGATTTCTATGCACATGAGGAAAAGATAAAGGCGTATGTAAAGGCCAATATTGCAGAACAATTGTTTTCGCCCAACCTATCTGCCCAGATCAAGGGAGATTTTGATTCCATGCTCAATAAGGTAAAAGCATTGGATAAAGCAAGGATAGACCAATCCCAAATTGGTGCTGTGGAAGTAAAACCTTGA
- a CDS encoding LytR/AlgR family response regulator transcription factor: MLEAVIVDDEIKALQSLSWELTNLSDEVDIIASFTDAREALDYLEQNTPDCLFLDIEMPAMDGFQFIKNLKNKNFPVVITTAYNQYALQALKNEAIDYLLKPIDSDDLEETIAKIKKFNSKNLSIDRLEKILLNFNAESQNKKITINTDGKLVFLNSDDILYAESDGNYSTIFLSDGQKILLTKKLKEVNTLLPQSSFFRIHNSYIINLNKIKEFLKTDGYVVLESNHKIPVSRQKKSDFLDML, translated from the coding sequence ATGCTAGAAGCTGTAATAGTTGATGACGAAATAAAAGCCCTGCAAAGTTTAAGTTGGGAACTGACCAACTTGAGCGATGAGGTGGATATTATTGCATCTTTTACCGATGCCCGAGAGGCCTTGGATTATTTGGAACAAAATACTCCCGATTGCCTGTTCTTGGACATAGAGATGCCCGCCATGGACGGGTTTCAGTTTATTAAAAACCTAAAGAACAAAAATTTCCCGGTCGTTATTACTACAGCCTACAACCAATATGCGCTGCAAGCCCTAAAGAATGAGGCCATCGATTATCTTTTAAAGCCCATTGATTCTGATGATCTTGAAGAAACCATTGCCAAGATAAAAAAGTTTAACTCCAAGAACTTGAGTATTGATCGGTTGGAGAAAATTTTGCTCAACTTCAATGCGGAATCACAGAACAAAAAAATAACCATCAACACCGATGGCAAACTGGTTTTCTTGAACAGTGACGACATCCTTTACGCAGAATCGGATGGTAACTACAGTACCATTTTCTTGTCGGATGGTCAAAAAATACTACTTACCAAAAAACTAAAAGAAGTAAACACACTTTTACCCCAGAGCAGCTTCTTTAGAATACACAATTCATACATTATCAATCTCAATAAAATAAAAGAGTTCCTCAAAACCGATGGTTATGTGGTTTTGGAGTCCAATCATAAAATTCCTGTTTCCCGGCAAAAAAAATCCGACTTTTTGGATATGCTTTAA